The DNA segment TCATCGTGAAATAAAAGGTCAGTACCCCCAATAATTTTCCGGTTGCTACTACCCAATTTGTTAGGGGAGAAGTAGCTAATAGTTCTAAGGTTCCCCGTTTGCGTTCTTCCGCATATAATCCCATTGATAACATCGGTAATACAAATAAAGATAACGTTCCAATTAACCTCAAATAGACTTGTAAAAATTCATAAGGTAAATCAATTGGTGGGTCAGTCATTCCCATTTGATCTCGATAAGCAACCTGTTGAATTAACCCATCTGGCCCCAATAAAATCGCAATAAAAAAGTAACCCGTAATCAGCCAAAAAACTCCTGCAATAGCATAGGCTAAGGGAGAGGCAAAATACCCCTGTAACTCTTTCCGATAAATTGCCAGAATATTGTTCAGCATCACTAACATAATTATTACTTATCCGAGTCAGATGTTAAATTTTCGGGTTGAGAGTCAGTATCTTCTCGTCTTTCAGATTCCTGATTTTCCGGTTCTGAAGCCAGGTCTTCCTCTGTTTCTGTATCCGTTATCATATCTGAGTTTGTGTCAGTTATAAACTCAGTTTTTTCAGGAGGATTTTGGGTTGTTAACTCTAAAAATACATCTTCTAAAGTGGCGCGGGTTCGTCGCAGTTCATACACTTTTAAATCTAAGGCGCATAAAGCTGCAAGAATTTCAGGCGCAGGTTCTTGATCCAGTTCACAACTCAACCTTAACTGCTCTCGATTGCTTCCTTCTGAAATTTTGAGTTGCTCAACAACTTTCACCCCGGATATCTGGTTTAAGGTAACTAATTTTTCAGCAGTAATTTCCCCCTCAACTTCTACTTCATATCCTGACCCCCCAGTTAACTGTTCCATCAGGGTTTCTGGTGTTCCCGTTGCCACAATTTGACCTCGATTAATAATGGCAACTTGGCTACAAGTCATACTCACTTCCGGTAAAATATGAGTTGATAAAACAATCGTATGACTTCCCGCTAAACTTTTAATTAAATTCCGAACTTCAATAATTTGCCGAGGATCTAGTCCTACCGTGGGTTCATCTAATACAATCACAGGCGGATCATGAACAATAGCTTGAGCAATTCCAACCCGTTGTCGATAGCCTTTTGATAATTTCCGAATTAAAGATTTTCGTCGTTCTAATAATCCACATTTTGCCATCGCCGTTTCTACATTGGTTTTGCGATCACCAGCGACAACTCGTTTAATCTGTGCAACAAAATGCAAATATCCTTCAACCGTCATATCAGGATATAAGGGCGGATTTTCCGGTAAATACCCAATCCGTTGTCGCACATCCATTGATTGTTCGTGGACATCAAACCCAGCAATTCTCGCCGTTCCACTCGTTGCGGGAAGATAGGCTGATAAAATTCGCAGGGTGGTTGTTTTACCCGCCCCATTAGGCCCTAAAAATCCCAAAATTGCCCCAGGCTCCACCGCAAAGGAAACATCCCGCAGCGCCACAGTAGAACCATAGGTTTTACACAACTTCTCGACTTCAATCATGCTGACCGAT comes from the Planktothrix sp. FACHB-1365 genome and includes:
- a CDS encoding ABC transporter permease; protein product: MLVMLNNILAIYRKELQGYFASPLAYAIAGVFWLITGYFFIAILLGPDGLIQQVAYRDQMGMTDPPIDLPYEFLQVYLRLIGTLSLFVLPMLSMGLYAEERKRGTLELLATSPLTNWVVATGKLLGVLTFYFTMILPLMGLEALALSASNPPLAPQVFLLAHLGLILFAAGVLSLGMFISSLTDSTILSAVFTFALILFLWVIDLIGSSVGGILGEGLKHLSLISSYTNFIRGIVDSSSIILLASYIIVGIFLTAQSIDALRFQRS
- a CDS encoding ABC transporter ATP-binding protein — encoded protein: MIEVEKLCKTYGSTVALRDVSFAVEPGAILGFLGPNGAGKTTTLRILSAYLPATSGTARIAGFDVHEQSMDVRQRIGYLPENPPLYPDMTVEGYLHFVAQIKRVVAGDRKTNVETAMAKCGLLERRKSLIRKLSKGYRQRVGIAQAIVHDPPVIVLDEPTVGLDPRQIIEVRNLIKSLAGSHTIVLSTHILPEVSMTCSQVAIINRGQIVATGTPETLMEQLTGGSGYEVEVEGEITAEKLVTLNQISGVKVVEQLKISEGSNREQLRLSCELDQEPAPEILAALCALDLKVYELRRTRATLEDVFLELTTQNPPEKTEFITDTNSDMITDTETEEDLASEPENQESERREDTDSQPENLTSDSDK